In one Planctomycetota bacterium genomic region, the following are encoded:
- a CDS encoding NPCBM/NEW2 domain-containing protein produces MKFGAGLMLLAALLCASAARAEELPRLLPLVGKSVPASLVQLSAEGQGRWQPVSGEPIDRPLAEIVSWGAPAELVHGPVVFLIDGSWISPGLSPPVTKPAQLLRWSKDRLTLQRSELGQLSLPIEMVRGVLIQLPGDRQARDKAINRLIADGQPRDTEGDQVRLENGDQVVGPITAWDDRQLTVKVGEADRAFSLERLQSVVFDPALLARPTPLKSRMLVGLRDGSRVLVSQIERKEQHVLLTPAKGLLNDSQQYWIATAESLVSLQPLDGPAKYLSDMTPEGYRHLPYLSVEWPYERDRNVLGTQLRARRRLYAKGIGMHSTSRLTFKLDGTARTFESEIAIDDAARGGGSCRFRVFVDAAEKFASPEITGGDAPVPVRVELGDGKLLSLIVDFGDRADELDYANWLNARLVP; encoded by the coding sequence ATGAAGTTTGGCGCTGGATTGATGCTGCTGGCGGCGCTGCTTTGCGCAAGCGCCGCGCGAGCCGAGGAGTTGCCGCGGCTCTTGCCGCTGGTTGGCAAAAGCGTGCCGGCGTCGCTGGTGCAACTTTCCGCCGAGGGGCAAGGGCGTTGGCAGCCGGTGAGTGGCGAGCCAATTGACCGGCCGCTGGCTGAAATCGTCTCGTGGGGCGCGCCAGCCGAGTTGGTGCATGGTCCGGTCGTGTTTCTGATTGATGGCAGCTGGATCTCGCCCGGGCTCTCGCCGCCGGTGACCAAGCCGGCCCAGTTGCTGCGCTGGTCGAAAGATCGCTTGACACTCCAACGCAGCGAACTGGGGCAGCTCAGCTTGCCGATCGAAATGGTCCGCGGTGTGCTGATTCAATTGCCCGGCGACCGGCAAGCGCGCGACAAGGCGATCAATCGGCTAATAGCCGACGGTCAGCCGCGCGACACCGAAGGGGACCAAGTCCGGTTGGAAAACGGCGACCAGGTCGTCGGACCGATCACCGCCTGGGACGATCGACAGCTAACGGTCAAGGTGGGCGAAGCCGATCGCGCGTTCTCGCTCGAACGGTTGCAGTCGGTGGTGTTCGACCCGGCTTTGCTGGCGCGGCCGACACCACTGAAATCGCGCATGCTGGTCGGACTGCGCGATGGTTCGCGAGTGCTCGTGTCACAGATCGAGCGCAAAGAACAACACGTGCTGCTGACGCCGGCCAAAGGGCTGCTTAACGATTCGCAGCAATACTGGATCGCCACGGCCGAAAGCCTGGTCAGTCTGCAACCGCTCGACGGGCCGGCGAAGTATCTGTCGGACATGACGCCCGAGGGGTATCGGCACTTGCCCTACCTGTCGGTCGAGTGGCCGTACGAGCGCGATCGGAATGTGCTGGGGACGCAACTGCGGGCCCGCCGGCGGCTGTACGCCAAAGGAATCGGCATGCACAGCACGTCGCGGTTGACGTTCAAGCTGGACGGCACGGCCCGGACGTTCGAGAGCGAGATCGCCATCGACGATGCCGCGCGCGGCGGCGGCAGTTGCCGCTTCCGCGTGTTTGTCGATGCCGCAGAAAAGTTCGCCAGTCCCGAGATCACCGGCGGCGACGCCCCCGTGCCGGTTCGCGTCGAGTTGGGCGACGGGAAACTGTTGAGCTTGATTGTCGATTTCGGTGACCGGGCCGATGAACTCGACTACGCCAATTGGCTGAATGCTCGGCTTGTCCCCTGA
- a CDS encoding 2,3-bisphosphoglycerate-independent phosphoglycerate mutase, which yields MDLHDLMRSLHQKNDSKIVMLVADGLGGLPLEPGGLTELETARTPNLDALAHRGTMGLSIPVKPGITPGSGPGHLGLFGYDPLKFLIGRGALEATGIGFELQKNDVAARGNYCTLDAAGKISDRRAGRISSEESAPLAVRLRAVKIPGVEVFVEPVKEHRFVVVFRGEGLGGNVHDTDPQATGVPPLAPKGADAASQRTAEIAAEFIKQANKILAGEKKANGLTLRGFSPQPHLPSYEELYGLRASAIAVYPMYKGLARLAGMTLLGKAQTLSEQIDALKQSWNDYDFFFIHFKYTDSTGEDGNFPAKVARIEELDTVVPRIVELDPTVLIVTGDHSTPSFLRSHSWHGVPTLLVSECARFDHCQGFSEREALRGGLGQFEAQYLMSLALANAGRLGKYGA from the coding sequence ATGGACCTCCACGACCTGATGCGCAGTTTGCACCAGAAGAACGACTCGAAAATTGTCATGCTCGTGGCCGACGGGCTGGGGGGCCTGCCGCTTGAGCCGGGCGGGCTGACCGAGTTGGAAACCGCGCGGACGCCGAACCTCGACGCGCTGGCCCACCGGGGCACGATGGGGCTGAGCATTCCGGTCAAGCCGGGTATCACGCCGGGCAGCGGACCAGGGCACTTGGGTCTGTTCGGTTATGATCCGTTGAAGTTTCTGATCGGTCGCGGCGCGCTCGAAGCGACGGGCATCGGCTTCGAGCTGCAAAAGAACGACGTTGCCGCCCGTGGCAATTACTGCACGCTTGACGCGGCGGGCAAGATCAGCGATCGCCGCGCCGGCCGCATTAGCAGCGAAGAGAGCGCTCCGTTGGCCGTCCGTTTGCGCGCCGTCAAGATTCCCGGCGTCGAGGTGTTCGTCGAGCCGGTCAAGGAGCACCGCTTCGTGGTCGTGTTCCGCGGCGAAGGACTCGGCGGCAACGTCCATGACACCGATCCGCAAGCCACCGGCGTGCCCCCCTTGGCCCCCAAGGGGGCCGACGCCGCCAGCCAGCGCACCGCCGAGATCGCCGCCGAGTTCATCAAGCAGGCCAACAAGATTCTGGCCGGCGAAAAGAAAGCCAACGGGCTGACCCTGCGCGGCTTTTCGCCCCAGCCGCACTTGCCAAGCTATGAAGAACTGTACGGTCTGCGAGCCAGCGCGATTGCCGTCTACCCGATGTACAAGGGGCTGGCCCGCTTGGCCGGCATGACACTGTTGGGCAAGGCCCAGACCCTGTCGGAACAGATCGACGCCTTGAAGCAATCGTGGAACGATTACGACTTCTTCTTCATTCACTTCAAGTACACCGACAGCACCGGCGAAGACGGTAACTTCCCGGCCAAGGTGGCGCGGATCGAAGAGCTCGACACGGTCGTTCCGCGGATCGTCGAGTTGGATCCGACGGTGCTGATTGTGACCGGCGACCACAGCACGCCCAGCTTCCTGCGCAGCCACAGTTGGCACGGCGTGCCGACGCTGCTGGTGTCGGAATGCGCCCGGTTCGATCATTGCCAAGGCTTCAGCGAGCGCGAGGCGCTGCGCGGTGGCCTGGGGCAATTCGAGGCCCAGTATCTGATGTCGCTGGCCCTGGCCAACGCCGGCCGGTTGGGCAAGTACGGCGCGTAA
- a CDS encoding terpene cyclase/mutase family protein — protein sequence MTTILLRGALACVLLGIAAQARAFDEDPERTAVEFVTPETERAVERGLSFLAKQQLEDGSFGNGGYSKDVAVCGLAGMAFMASGSTPGRSRYGAEVDRCVAFIMDNCQDSGFINVSQQSVSHGPMYGHGFATLFLAEAYGMTQRTAIRDKLAKAVELIINTQNSDGGWRYQPVRRDADLSVTICQVMALRAARNAGMFVPHDTIDRCVGYVKRSQNPDGGFMYMIQGGQSAFPRSAAGVVALYSAGIYEGPEVERGLHYMMENLPRGGFFNRESHYFYGHYYAVQAAWHAGGENWRRWYPAIRDELLARQRDDGSWMDSICQEYGTAMACIILQIPNNYLPIFQR from the coding sequence ATGACTACCATCTTGCTCCGTGGCGCGCTGGCGTGCGTGTTGCTCGGCATTGCCGCGCAGGCCCGGGCGTTCGACGAAGACCCCGAGCGCACGGCCGTGGAGTTTGTCACCCCCGAGACCGAGCGCGCCGTCGAGCGCGGCCTGAGCTTTCTGGCCAAGCAACAACTCGAAGACGGCTCGTTCGGCAACGGCGGCTACAGCAAGGACGTCGCCGTCTGCGGCCTGGCCGGCATGGCCTTCATGGCCAGCGGCAGCACGCCGGGGCGCAGCCGCTACGGGGCCGAGGTTGACCGCTGCGTCGCCTTTATCATGGACAATTGCCAGGACAGCGGGTTCATCAACGTCTCGCAACAATCGGTTAGCCACGGCCCGATGTACGGGCACGGTTTCGCCACGCTGTTCCTGGCCGAAGCCTATGGCATGACCCAGCGCACGGCCATTCGCGACAAGCTGGCCAAGGCAGTTGAGTTAATCATTAACACACAAAACTCGGACGGTGGCTGGCGCTATCAGCCCGTGCGGCGCGATGCCGATCTGTCGGTGACGATCTGCCAGGTGATGGCGCTGCGCGCGGCGCGCAACGCCGGCATGTTCGTCCCCCACGACACGATCGATCGCTGTGTCGGCTATGTGAAGCGCAGCCAGAACCCCGACGGCGGCTTCATGTACATGATCCAAGGTGGCCAAAGCGCGTTCCCGCGCTCGGCGGCCGGCGTGGTCGCGCTGTACAGCGCCGGCATCTACGAAGGGCCCGAGGTCGAGCGTGGGCTACACTACATGATGGAGAATCTACCCCGCGGCGGGTTCTTCAACCGCGAGAGCCATTACTTCTATGGCCATTACTACGCCGTCCAGGCCGCCTGGCACGCCGGGGGCGAAAACTGGCGGCGCTGGTACCCGGCAATTCGCGATGAGCTGCTGGCTCGCCAGCGCGACGACGGCTCGTGGATGGATTCGATCTGCCAGGAGTACGGCACGGCGATGGCCTGCATCATCCTGCAAATTCCCAACAACTACCTTCCTATTTTCCAGCGCTGA
- a CDS encoding 2-dehydro-3-deoxyglucarate aldolase, with translation MRTNPVKRKLQAGEPTFGTWLSLGDLYATRVLARMGFDWLTLDIEHSAIDWSQAAMIFGCIADAGCVPLARVPKGNHDFIKRVLDAGAWGIVCPMIDTVEQATIAIRAAKYPPEGNRSLGGGMHAMNFDTTAQEYYQRANDEILVVLQTESPTGVANAEKIYALPGVDAIFVGPVDLRANMTTPDGRKATDAEFEDLLAQIVAAGKKTGCPTGMHTMEPKAALARAEQGMQFIAIGSELRFMTQMAQQTLKAIQPDGVVKELAKY, from the coding sequence ATGCGCACCAACCCGGTCAAGCGAAAACTGCAAGCGGGCGAACCTACTTTTGGCACCTGGCTGTCGCTGGGCGATTTGTACGCCACGCGCGTGCTGGCCCGGATGGGCTTCGATTGGCTGACGCTCGACATCGAGCACTCGGCCATCGACTGGTCCCAGGCCGCCATGATCTTCGGCTGTATCGCCGACGCCGGCTGTGTGCCGCTGGCCCGAGTGCCCAAGGGGAATCACGATTTCATCAAGCGCGTCCTCGACGCGGGCGCGTGGGGCATTGTCTGTCCGATGATCGACACGGTCGAGCAAGCGACCATCGCGATCCGCGCGGCCAAGTACCCGCCCGAAGGGAACCGCAGCCTGGGTGGCGGCATGCACGCCATGAACTTCGACACCACGGCGCAAGAGTATTACCAGCGGGCCAATGACGAAATCCTAGTCGTGCTGCAAACCGAAAGCCCGACTGGCGTGGCCAACGCCGAGAAGATTTACGCGCTGCCGGGCGTCGACGCGATCTTCGTCGGGCCAGTCGATCTGCGCGCCAACATGACCACGCCCGACGGCCGCAAGGCGACCGACGCCGAGTTCGAGGATCTGCTGGCCCAGATCGTGGCGGCCGGCAAGAAGACCGGCTGTCCGACCGGCATGCACACCATGGAGCCCAAGGCGGCGCTGGCCCGAGCCGAACAAGGCATGCAGTTCATCGCCATCGGCAGCGAGCTGCGGTTCATGACCCAGATGGCCCAGCAGACGTTAAAGGCCATCCAGCCCGACGGCGTGGTGAAGGAACTGGCGAAGTACTAG
- a CDS encoding ABC transporter ATP-binding protein, with product MIETRELTKVYGRLRALDRLTLKLDAGDLFGFIGRNGAGKTTTMRILATLLAPTWGEAYVCGQSVYTNPREVRRLIGFMPDSFGVYDDMRVIEYLEFFAAAYRINGVARRQVAERSLEIVDLGFKRDELVTSLSRGMMQRLGLARVLLHDPQVLLLDEPASGLDPRARIEMRALLRRLRETGKTILVSSHILPELGEVCNKIGIIEHGQLLVAGDVAEVMRRVRQQTVLRIVVVGEPDAAARVIEQHPAVETVNIRDGHLAVQLKREAGDYSELPSLLIGAGFKLTEFREEEINLETAFLELTRDMRA from the coding sequence GTGATCGAAACCCGCGAGCTCACCAAAGTCTACGGCCGGTTGCGGGCCCTCGACCGTTTGACCCTCAAGCTCGATGCCGGCGACCTGTTCGGCTTCATCGGCCGCAACGGCGCTGGCAAGACGACCACCATGCGCATCCTGGCCACGCTGCTGGCGCCGACCTGGGGCGAAGCCTACGTCTGCGGCCAGTCGGTCTATACCAACCCGCGCGAGGTGCGACGGCTGATCGGGTTCATGCCCGACAGCTTCGGCGTCTATGACGACATGCGGGTGATCGAGTACCTGGAGTTCTTCGCCGCCGCGTACCGGATCAACGGCGTGGCCCGGCGGCAGGTGGCCGAACGGTCGCTCGAAATCGTCGACTTGGGATTCAAGCGCGACGAACTGGTCACCAGCCTGTCGCGCGGCATGATGCAGCGGCTGGGCCTGGCGCGGGTGTTGTTGCACGATCCGCAAGTGCTGCTGCTCGACGAGCCGGCCAGCGGGCTCGACCCGCGCGCGCGGATTGAAATGCGGGCTCTGTTGCGCCGGCTGCGCGAGACGGGCAAGACGATCTTGGTCAGCAGCCACATCCTGCCCGAGCTGGGCGAGGTGTGTAACAAGATCGGCATCATCGAGCACGGGCAGTTGCTGGTCGCCGGCGACGTGGCCGAGGTGATGCGGCGCGTGCGCCAGCAAACAGTGCTGCGCATCGTGGTCGTTGGCGAACCTGACGCCGCGGCCCGAGTGATCGAGCAGCACCCCGCGGTCGAAACGGTGAACATCCGCGACGGTCACCTAGCGGTGCAACTCAAGCGCGAGGCGGGCGATTACAGCGAGTTGCCGTCGCTGTTGATCGGCGCTGGTTTCAAGCTGACCGAGTTCCGCGAGGAAGAGATCAATCTCGAAACGGCGTTCTTGGAACTTACGCGCGACATGCGCGCATGA
- a CDS encoding nucleotide pyrophosphohydrolase, with amino-acid sequence MTPSDPAPPAEQPNISLRAFQQLIRDMYLEKDLARGIDGTFMWLMEEVGELASALRNGTHEERLGEFADVLAWLTTIANVAGVDLTEAVARKYGAGCPGCGQFVCVCANAEKP; translated from the coding sequence ATGACTCCATCAGACCCAGCGCCACCGGCCGAGCAACCGAACATCTCGTTGCGGGCGTTCCAGCAACTGATCCGCGACATGTACCTGGAAAAGGATCTGGCCCGGGGGATCGACGGGACGTTCATGTGGCTGATGGAAGAAGTCGGCGAGCTGGCGTCGGCCTTGCGCAACGGCACCCACGAAGAACGCCTGGGCGAGTTCGCCGACGTGCTGGCATGGCTGACGACGATTGCCAACGTGGCGGGGGTCGATCTGACCGAGGCGGTGGCGCGGAAGTACGGCGCGGGCTGCCCCGGCTGCGGGCAATTTGTCTGCGTGTGTGCCAACGCGGAGAAGCCATGA
- a CDS encoding metal-dependent hydrolase produces MSTEFTWLGHATWLVKTGRHAILVDPFLDDSPTATVKAADVSADFILVSHGHADHVADAAAIAKRTGALVISNYEICNWLAAQGVKHTSAHNLGGGSEQAFGRVKLTIAHHSSQLPDGGNGGNPSGFLLSLTGGPRVYFACDTGLFYDMKLIGAGGVDVAVLPIGDLFTMGPGDALEAVKLVNPRHVLPSHFNTWPPIHQDAAAWCARVKAETTATPHLLKPGESWAL; encoded by the coding sequence ATGTCCACCGAATTCACCTGGCTTGGTCATGCCACGTGGTTGGTCAAGACCGGGCGGCACGCGATCCTGGTCGATCCGTTCCTCGACGATTCGCCGACGGCCACGGTGAAGGCCGCCGATGTTAGCGCCGACTTCATCCTCGTCTCGCACGGCCATGCCGATCACGTGGCTGACGCGGCGGCCATCGCCAAGCGAACCGGCGCGCTGGTGATCAGCAACTATGAAATCTGCAACTGGCTCGCCGCGCAAGGGGTCAAGCACACGTCGGCTCACAACCTGGGCGGCGGTTCGGAACAGGCCTTCGGCCGCGTCAAGCTGACGATCGCTCATCATAGCTCGCAACTGCCCGACGGCGGCAATGGCGGCAACCCGAGTGGCTTTCTCCTTTCGCTCACGGGCGGCCCGCGGGTCTACTTCGCCTGTGACACCGGGCTGTTTTACGACATGAAGCTGATCGGCGCGGGCGGAGTTGACGTGGCAGTGCTGCCGATTGGCGATCTGTTCACGATGGGCCCGGGCGACGCGCTCGAAGCGGTGAAGTTGGTCAACCCGCGGCACGTGCTGCCGTCCCACTTCAACACCTGGCCGCCGATCCATCAAGATGCCGCGGCCTGGTGCGCCCGCGTGAAGGCCGAAACAACGGCGACGCCACACTTGTTGAAACCAGGCGAGAGCTGGGCGTTGTAG
- a CDS encoding glucose-6-phosphate isomerase: protein MSNSVQEPIVYDYRAALILQTGISQEQIGALVPRLDAARAEVFADLELWHSGVTPPVEKQPLDAGFIDMPERLLADYRLDRQRSELGRILATARRLCEQVDRVVILGIGGSYMGARALFESCCHPYHNELSRAERGGRPRIYFEGNNVDNDSVQGLLDVLGRERAATNVDERWAIVCISKSGGTMETAVAFRKFLAALHTACRNDPARLPELIVPVTGSSGRLHDLARAIGCPESFPIPDGVGGRFSILSAVGLLPAALLGLDVVKLLEGAAAMTDRFESAPQGSNPVLDYVAVCHLMEELRGANIRVLSCWSKGLEAAGLWYDQLLSESLGKHEKGATPITVVNTRDLHSRGQQHQEGRRDKLITNVIIDHVRRDRLAIGKSELDQDQLNSLADKTLPDIMSAAIQGTNQAYAEVGRPTTNLHLPRADEPAMGQLFQMFMLATVLEGRLIGINPYGQPGVEAYKKNMNAILRGK from the coding sequence ATGAGCAACAGCGTCCAAGAGCCGATCGTTTACGATTACCGCGCCGCCCTCATCCTCCAGACCGGAATCAGCCAGGAGCAGATTGGCGCGCTGGTGCCGCGGCTTGATGCGGCGCGGGCCGAGGTGTTCGCCGATCTCGAGTTGTGGCACAGCGGTGTCACGCCGCCGGTCGAGAAGCAGCCCCTCGACGCCGGCTTTATCGACATGCCCGAGCGGTTGCTGGCCGACTATCGACTCGATCGGCAACGGAGCGAACTGGGCCGCATTCTGGCCACGGCGCGGCGGTTGTGCGAACAGGTCGATCGCGTGGTCATCTTGGGCATCGGCGGCTCGTACATGGGGGCTAGGGCGTTGTTCGAATCGTGCTGCCACCCCTACCACAACGAGCTGAGCCGCGCCGAGCGTGGCGGCCGCCCGCGGATTTATTTCGAAGGGAACAACGTCGACAACGATTCGGTGCAAGGGCTGCTCGACGTGCTAGGGCGCGAACGCGCGGCCACCAACGTCGATGAGCGCTGGGCGATTGTCTGTATCAGCAAGAGTGGCGGCACCATGGAAACCGCCGTCGCCTTCCGTAAGTTCCTGGCCGCGCTCCACACAGCGTGCCGCAACGACCCGGCGCGGTTGCCCGAGTTGATCGTGCCGGTAACGGGCAGCAGCGGTCGGCTGCATGACCTGGCCCGAGCGATTGGCTGTCCTGAGTCGTTCCCCATTCCCGACGGCGTCGGTGGGCGGTTCTCGATTCTGTCGGCGGTCGGCTTGCTGCCGGCGGCGTTGTTGGGGCTGGACGTGGTCAAGCTGTTGGAAGGGGCCGCGGCGATGACCGATCGCTTCGAGTCGGCGCCGCAGGGCTCGAACCCGGTGCTCGATTACGTGGCGGTCTGCCATCTGATGGAGGAACTGCGCGGGGCGAATATTCGCGTGCTGTCGTGCTGGAGCAAGGGGCTCGAAGCGGCCGGGCTCTGGTACGACCAGTTGTTGAGCGAAAGTCTGGGCAAGCACGAAAAGGGGGCCACGCCGATCACCGTGGTCAACACCCGCGACCTCCACTCGCGCGGCCAGCAGCACCAGGAAGGACGCCGCGACAAGCTGATTACCAATGTGATCATCGACCACGTGCGACGCGATCGGCTGGCCATCGGTAAATCGGAACTGGACCAGGATCAACTCAATTCGCTGGCCGACAAGACCCTGCCCGACATCATGAGCGCCGCCATCCAGGGAACGAACCAGGCCTATGCCGAGGTCGGTCGCCCGACGACCAATCTGCACCTGCCGCGGGCCGACGAGCCGGCGATGGGACAACTGTTCCAGATGTTCATGTTGGCCACGGTGCTCGAAGGTCGCCTGATCGGCATCAACCCATACGGCCAGCCGGGGGTCGAAGCGTACAAGAAGAACATGAACGCGATCCTGCGCGGGAAGTAA
- a CDS encoding Rieske (2Fe-2S) protein, translated as MSDWVTVARVGEIPEGQGGTFTVGEKLVAVFLADGRYFAIDDLCPHMGASLGAGEVVGGAVTCPWHAWRFRVSDGCWLDNPKLKVACFEVRVEGDAIQVKAPE; from the coding sequence ATGAGCGATTGGGTAACCGTGGCCCGGGTGGGCGAGATTCCCGAGGGACAAGGGGGCACGTTCACCGTCGGCGAAAAGCTGGTGGCGGTGTTCCTGGCCGACGGCCGGTACTTCGCGATCGACGATTTGTGTCCGCACATGGGGGCCTCGCTCGGCGCCGGCGAAGTCGTGGGGGGCGCGGTCACCTGTCCTTGGCACGCCTGGCGGTTCCGGGTCAGCGACGGCTGCTGGCTCGATAACCCCAAGCTCAAGGTTGCCTGCTTCGAAGTCCGCGTCGAAGGGGACGCGATTCAAGTGAAAGCGCCGGAGTAG